ggtgctgtgttgggtagtgtgtgtggcaacaTAGTGCCgtgttgggtagtgtgtgtggcaacatggtgctgtgttgggtagtgtgtgtggcaacatggtgccgtgttgggtagtgtgtgtggcaacatggtgctgtgttgggtagtgtgtgtggcaacatggtgctgtgttgggtagtgtgtgtggcaacatggtgccgtgttgggtagtgtgtgtggcaacatggtgctgtgttgggtagtgtgtgtggcaacatggtgccgtgttgggtagtgtgtgtggcaacatggtgctgtgttgggtagtgtgtgtggcaacaTAGtgctgtgttgggtagtgtgtgtggcaacatggtgctgtgttgggtagtgtgtgtggcaacatggtgctgtgttgggtagtgtgtgtggcaacatggtgccgtgttgggtagtgtgtgtggcaacatggtgccgtgttgggtagtgtgtgtggcaactGGCAGACGCTGGAACAATAATATCTTAGTCATTAGGTGTTCAAatctttaataaatcattaggaaTAATGTTTTGCTGATGAAAttattacagagagagagagagagagagagagagagagagagagagagagagagagagagagagagagagagagagacgagagagacagagagagagagagacagagagagagagagagagagagagagagagagagagagagagagagagattgagagagagagagagagagagagagagagagagagagagagagagagagagagagagattgagagagagagagagacagagacagagagagacagtgagagagagtaaCAGACCAACTCATCAAGAGTGACGGGGTAAAATATATCAGCCTCAGAGTGATTCAACTCACTCCCATTATCTGTGTTCCTGCTacctgaaccaccaccaccattttcTTGATGCAACTCCGGGAGATGAATCCCTCGAGGCCCAGTCTCCAACTTACTGCCCCTTGATTGCTGCTCCTTGACTGCTGCTCTTTGACTACTGCTCCTTGACTGCTGCTCCTTGACTGCTGATCCTTGACTCCTGCTCCTTGACTGCTGCTCCTTGACTCCTGCTCCTTGACTACTGCTCCTTGACTGCTGCTCCTTGACTGCTGATCCTTGACTGCTGCTCCTTGACTGCTGCTCCTTGACTACGTTGGCACCTTCCTGCTGCCGTAACGAGGCAGTAGTAAGCGAAGCAGGCAGACGAGGCCTGCTTTGTCTGCctgaagttaaggacactggcctgtagttcagtgcctcttgtctgtcactcttttcgtatattgggaccacattcgccgtcttccatatttctggtaggtctttaTATAAAGtaggtctccagtgacctactatacactatggagagtggcaagcaaagtgctcctgcacactctttcagtacccatggtgagatcccgtccggcccaacagcctttctcacgtccatatccaacaggtgcctcatgacctcatctctagtaatttcgaacccttccaaggccgcctggtttactgacaCCTCTCGTAGTgccgtgacctcaccttgttctattgttaagACCTCCTGAAAGACCTCctattgttgagttcttcacacacctctttgccattctctgtgtacctgtgtgtacctgtgtgtgtgtttgtatttacctagttgtgcttacgggggttgagctttgctctctgggcccgcctctcagctgttaatcaactgttactaactactaactaatttattttttccccacacacacccctcaggaagtagctccgtaacagctgtctaactcccaggtacatatttactgctaggtaacaggagcatcggggtgaaagaaactttgcccatttgtttctgcctggtccgggaatcgaacccgggtcacagaattacgagtactgcgcgctgtccgctcagcttccagaccccccccccctcccctgtctccacTACTATACATcagtacacacagagatcacactaacgtgatgcatcaaatgaacaaatccataagggccgtgacgaggattcgaacctgcgtccgggagcatcccagacgctgccttaatcgactgagctacgacagggttaaaagagttgaaaccgaagttcgactgaacttactggatcccgtagccgagcgtaacatagctcgggtgcatgggggagttgtgtaaaatcctggtttgtgtctcggagaggctgcaggatccaagtaagggcagtagaacttctggtttcaactctttttgaccatgtcgtagctcagtcgattaaggcagcgtctgggatgctcccggacgcaggttcgaatcctcgtcacggcccttgtggatttgttctacaCATCAGTGCCCCCGTCTCCTGACTGCCTAGTGAGGCCCATcacggaccaaacacacacaacaagtATCAACATTCACGAATTTGAATTAACGAAACAAAAGTTGAGAAACACAAGCAAGGTATCAActctacctctcccccccccctcctccccttctcttTCACCCCTTCTCATGGCTTCCCACAACCCCTtgcacaccccctcccctccccccttcccctctccccccccctcctccccttccctttcACCCCTTCTCATGGCTTCCCACAACCCCTtgcacaccccctcccctccccccctcccctctcccccccctcctccccttctcttTCACCCCTTCTCATGGCTTCCCACAACCCCTtgcacaccccctcccctccccccttcccctctcccccccctcctcctccccttccctttcACCCCTTCTCATGGCTTCCCACAACCCCTtgcacaccccctcccctcccccccccctcccccctctcaacaAGCCGACCAAAGGAATCCCTAAAAAGGACTCGAGCCTCAGGTAAGTTGGGACTCAAGCACAGTGAACTCCGAGCCTTGAGGCGTTCTCAGCAGAGGAGGTAGGCATCCAGGCGTTCACTCCCACCAGAGACCGTGAGCCCCAGCAAGCTGCTTCCTCCTGGAGATCTCACTCAGGAATACATCAGACTCGTTGCTCGTGAAAGATCTACATAAAAGTGTCATGTTGGCAAGCAGTGCATGAAGGAGCATTTTCTTTAAGAAGTCCAAAATAGCCACTGTTTTAGCGATGTGTCTGAGTAGGCTGCGTAAGTTGGCTCTCAtttgttatatgatttacatataataaaatatcctCATAGTTTATCACATTCATATGGCGGATTATGACCTACAATCAGACCATTAAGAAGACATATTCTGCTTATCAGCACTGAAATAATCGGCAGACACAACGATAAAAGATTACACATAGccaagcactacacatcaagcaCTCTCATACAACTTACATTTTTGTACACCTTACAGATACAAAAACATAACATCCATCTCACACAACATCTGCACCTCAGCCTCCGCATATGCTGAAGAGTGCTTCAACGAAACAGGTTCTTCTGCGACACATATCAGGCcccaaaaaaatattaaaatgaacTGTTGAAGGTTGATTTTTCCACATGCTGTAAGATGCCCGACCTAACACCAGAAATAAGCATCATACACTGTTATTCTCGCTCACTGCCGAAGAGACTCACGGGTTGGGAACCAAAGAAtatgatcaaatccacaagggccgtgacgaggattcgaacctacgtccgagatcatcccagacgctgccttaatcgactgagctacgacatggttaaagaaagagttgaaaccagaagttctactgaacttacttggaacctgcagcctctccgagatacAAAcctgggttttacacaactcccccctgcactcgatgTGGATTTGGTTCCACAATGTGGATCcactcccttgtggatttgttcattgatgcatcacgctattgtcctTTCTGTGTGTACCAAAGAATATATTGTTTAGCGTCTTCTGTAAAATAATGGTATAATATTTCATTATTTAGTGAGTTATTGTAAGTTATTGAATATGAAGACAAGACCAAGATCATTGATTCTGATACGAATCTTGTCTATATTTCATATATTCTATTTTCTTGAGAaggaagttgaccagaccacacactagaagttgaagggacgacgacgtttcggtccgtcctggaccattctcaagtcgattgtgatgaggaggtatcgTGATGAGGAGGTATCCTCATGAATgatggaatggtccaggacggaccgaaacgtcgtcgtcaattcaacttctagtgtttggtctggtcaacatacttcagccacgttattgtgactcatcgcctgcatcttgagaaggaagttgaaaactCTCCAAACTTAAATTGTAATGTTTTATAGAGAGTGATGCTAAGAGCTGCGTTTTGCTGATCCTGTCAACATTGTCAAGGGCCCTGCATCCATATGTCCTGGAGACACTAAACAAGTTAACAAGAGAGATAAGGTGAGATGTCTCAGGCTCCAACAGTGACTCTACACCTTCCTTAATTATCATCTTGCCAGGTGTAGAACACCTGACACTCCGCCTTAGTCTTGACCATGATAGAATGCACCGAGGCGCGATCTGTTGGGACCAACAGAGAGAGAGTGGTCTTAGTTCGAAGCTGGAGACACAAATAAGTCATAGAGACCTCAGAAAAATAGTTCCATTTTAGAGCTGTGAATAGATAAAATAGATTAAAAGATCTATTTTGTCTTCTCCTCTCAGACGAAATAGATCTTTGACATAGACCATCACGTACAGGTGTAcatactctccatggtgtacatagGTGTACACAGGTGTACATAATACACAGGTGTACAtgtacatagtccatcatgtattACACTAGATCCACATACCATAGTAGTTAAAGCTAATCCGATTCAAATTCATAAATGCAAATATGATAAAAGCGAAACAAATGAAATCGCATGACTCAACGAACATCGTGCAGGCGGGGGCCATGAACCTAACTCGACCCTGCAagaacttctaggtgagcacacacacactgaaacccAACCCCCAGCGAGCCAATATTGACCCGGAGTGAGCTGAGAAGTTGGCTGAGATCAGCGCTCCCAGCCTCACTGGGGCGCCTGCCTCATCTCCCGCGTAAATATTAGAGTTAGGTCGAGAAGGGTGAGATGCGGCGTTAATCTCTTCACCACGACACTTGATCCTGGTTCGTATCCCAGACAATTGGTCCCTGGGGACTCTTtgtacctgggatatgaggacaaggagctgggatatgaggacaaggagctgggatatgaagacaaggagctgggatatgagaacaaggagctggaatatgagaacaaggagctgggacatgaggacaaggagctgggacatgaggacaaggagctgggatatgaagacaaggagctgggatatgagaacaaggagctggaatatgagaacaaggagctggaatatgagaacaaggagctggaatatgagaacaaggagctggaatatgagaacaaggagctgggacatgagaacaaggagctgggatataagaacaaggagctggaatatgagaacaaggagctggaatatgagaacaaggagctggaatatgagaacaaggagctgggatatgagaacaaggagctggaatatgagaacaaggagctgggatataagaacaatgagctgggatatgaggacaaggagctgggatttgaggacTACGGTCGAATTCTAATTTAATTTCTTACACTCAAGCGCTAAGCGTTGAGAGTCTGCCTAACACTGTTGCTTCAGCTGCAATGCGCTAAATGGCGTTTCAGACCCTTGAAAGGCAATGCTGCTTTCacacttaatatatatattaattacagGGATATGTCGCTCACAGCAACTTACTGTAATGCATTCGTAATTCTGATAAGAAGTCGCTGTAATTAGGCAGTTAGTGATGCATATTAATTACTGTAATTCTCTCAGCAATTTATTGCAATAATACATGTGTCATCTGTGTCATGGATACAGTGATGACTGTTGGTTTGAGGCTCTGTGTTATGtgtacataccccccccccctgtgttatgtgtgcatacccccccccccttccttccctgttAGGCTTCTCAGCTAAATAAAGAATTTAGGACCAGCATTTTCAGGCCAGACAAAACGGCTTTTAACATTTTCGTTCTTCTAAATGGACATTCTTGTGCTGAGTGAAGTACCGTGTTGAGCATCTTAAGCAGCCAAAGATCTTCCTCGGGAGATGTTCAGTGAGGCTGCGGGAGCTGGAGGATGCTAGTGAGATCTTTTATTGAGTCTTCACTGGCTTGTTGACTGGTTGTGTGGTCCCTTGTTGACTGGTTGTGTGGTCCCTTGTTGACTGGTTGTGTGGTCCCATGTTGACTGGTCGTGTGGTCCCTTGTTGACTGGTTGTGTGGTCCCTTGTTGACTGGTTGTGTGGTCCCATGTTGACTGGTCGTGTGGTCCCTTGTTGACTGGTTGTGTGGTCCCTTGTTGACTGGTTGTGTGGTCCCTTGTTGACTGGTCGTGTGGTCCCTTGTTGACTGGTCGTGTGTTCCTTGTTGACTGGTCGTGTGGTCCCTTGTTGACTGGTTGTGTGGTCCCTTGTTGACTGGTCGTGTGGTCCCTTGTTGACTGGTTGTGTGGTCCCTTGTTGACTGGTTGTGTGGTCCCTTGTTGACTGGTCGTGTGGTCCCTTGTTGACTGGTCGTGTGTTCCTTGTTGACTGGTCGTGTGGTCCCTTGTTGACTGGTTGTGTGGTCCCTTGTTGACTGGTCGTGTGGTCCCTTGTTGACTGGTTGTGTGGTCCCTTGTTGACTGGTTGTGTGGTCCCTTGTTGACTGGTTGTGTGGTCCCTTGTTGACTGGTCGTGTGGTCCCTTGTTGACTGGTCGTGTGTTCCTTGTTGACTGGTCGTGTGGTCCCTTGTTGACTGGTCGTGTGGTCCCATGTTGACTGGTCGTGTGGTCCCTTGTTGACTGGTTGTGTGGTCCCTTGTTGACTGGTTGTGTGGTTCCTTGTTGACTGGTTGTGTGGTCCCTTGTTGACTGGTCGTGTGTTCCTTGTTGACTGGTTGTGTGGTCCCTTGTTGACTGGTCGTGTGGTCCCTTGTTGACTGGTCGTGTGGTCCCTTGTTGACTGGTCGTGTGTTCCTTGTTGACTGGTTGTGTGGTCCCTTGTTGACTGGTCGTGTGGTCCCTTGTTGACTGGTTGTGTGGTCCCTTGTTGACTGGTCGTGTGGTCCCTTGTTGACTGGTTGTGTGGTCCCTTGTTGACTGGTTGTGTGGTCCCATGTTGACTGGTCGTGTGGTCCCTTGTTGACTGGTCGTGTGGTCCCATGTTGACTGGTCGTGTGGTCCCTTGTTGACTGGTCGTGTGGTCCTTGTTGACTGGTCGTGTGTTCCTTGTTGACTGGTCGTGTGGTCCCTTGTTGACTGGTCGTGTGGTCCCTTGTTGACTGGTCGTGTGTTCCTTGTTGACTGGTCGTGTGGTCCCTTGTTGACTGGTCGTGTGGTCCCTTGTTGACTGGTCGTGTGGTCCCTTGTTGACTGGTCGTGTGGTCCCTTGTTGACTGGTCGTGTGTTCCTTGTTGACTGGTCGTGTGGTCCCTTGTTGACTGGTCGTGTGGTCCCTTGTTGACTGGTCGTGTGGTCCCTTGTTGACTGGTCTTGTGGTCCCATGTTGACTGGTCGTGTGGTCCCTTGTTGACTGGTCGTGTGGTCCCATGTTGACTGGTCGTGTGGTCCCTTGTTGACTGGTCTTGTGGTCCCATGTTGACTGGTCGTGTGGTCCCTTGTTGACTGGTTGTGTGGTCCCATGTTGACTGGTCGTGTGGTCCCTTGTTGACTGGTCTTGTGGTCCCATGTTGACTGGTCGTGTGGTCCCTTGTTGACTGGTCGTGTGTTCCTTGTTGACTGGTCGTGTGGTCCCTTGTTGACTGGTCGTGTGGTCCCTTGTTGACTGGTCGTGTGTTCCTTGTTGACTGGTCGTGTGTTCCTTGTTGACTGGTCGTGTGGTCCCATGTTGACTGGTCGTGTGGTCCCTTGTTGACTGGTCGTGTGGTCCCTTGTTGACTGGTCGTGTGGTCCCTTGTTGACTGGTCGTGTGGTCCCTTGTTGACTGGTCGTGTGGTCCCTTGTTGACTGGTCGTGTGGTCCCATGTTGACTGGTCGTGTGGTCCCTTGTTGACTGGTCGTGTGGTAACTGCTCCAAGACCAACCAATAATTACCGCCAATTGCTGTgttaatggtgttagtggtggggggggggaggggtgtgatcCCTCGCCTCGCATGTTTATATCCGGGTGAGATCACTGTGTTTAATGTGATCTACAACTTTGGCTCCAGGCaagctctgtctgtctgtctgtctctttctctgtctctctctctctctctctctctctctctctctctctctctctctctctctctctctctctctctctctctctctctctctctctctctctctctctctctctcggtctctctctctctctctctcattgtctacataaaccatctcccagaaggaatacagaattatatgaacatgttcgcggatgatgctaagatactggagaagacaggagacgcagacgattgtAAGGCCCTTCAAactgatctagataa
This portion of the Procambarus clarkii isolate CNS0578487 chromosome 59, FALCON_Pclarkii_2.0, whole genome shotgun sequence genome encodes:
- the LOC138353777 gene encoding mucin-21-like gives rise to the protein MRANLRSLLRHIAKTVAILDFLKKMLLHALLANMTLLCRSFTSNESDVFLSEISRRKQLAGAHGLWPVSLTSGRQSRPRLPASLTTASLRQQEGANVVKEQQSRSSSQGSAVKEQQSRSSSQGAGVKEQQSRSRSQGSAVKEQQSRSSSQRAAVKEQQSRGSKLETGPRGIHLPELHQENGGGGSGSRNTDNGSELNHSEADIFYPVTLDECPQRAAGYTLVDHTTSTGVTLVDHTTSTGVALVDYTTSTGVALVDHTTSSGVALVDHTTSTGVTLVDHTTSTRVTLVDHTTSTGVTLVDHTTSTGVALVDHTTSSGVALVDHTTSTGVALVDHTTSTGVALVDHTTSTGVTLVDHTNSTGVALVDHTTSTGVDQDIPWSTTPQFLILSS
- the LOC138353778 gene encoding repetin-like; this translates as MGPHDQSTRDHTTSQQGTTRPVNKGPHDQSTRDHTTSQQGTTRPVNMGPHDQSTRNTRPVNKEHTTSQQGTTRPVNKGPHDQSTRNTRPVNKGPHDQSTWDHKTSQQGTTRPVNMGPHNQSTRDHTTSQHGTTRPVNKGPHDQSTWDHTTSQQGTTRPVNMGPQDQSTRDHTTSQQGTTRPVNKGPHDQSTRNTRPVNKGPHDQSTRDHTTSQQGTTRPVNKGPHDQSTRNTRPVNKGPHDQSTRDHTTSQQGTHDQSTRTTRPVNKGPHDQSTWDHTTSQQGTTRPVNMGPHNQSTRDHTTSQQGTTRPVNKGPHNQSTRDHTTSQQGTTQPVNKEHTTSQQGTTRPVNKGPHDQSTRDHTTSQQGTHDQSTRDHTTSQQGTTQPVNKGPHNQSTRDHTTSQHGTTRPVNKGPHDQSTRNTRPVNKGPHDQSTRDHTTSQQGTTQPVNKGPHNQSTRDHTTSQQGTTQPVNKGPHDQSTRNTRPVNKGPHDQSTRDHTTSQQGTTQPVNKGPHDQSTRDHTTSQQGTTRPVNKEHTTSQQGTTRPVNKGPHNQSTRDHTTSQQGTTRPVNMGPHNQSTRDHTTSQQGTTRPVNMGPHNQSTRDHTTSQQGTTQPVNKPVKTQ